The Anaerosoma tenue genome has a window encoding:
- a CDS encoding ABC transporter permease — translation MSTRIRTHRVGVTMALFGLSSLLLLPFATLRASRIQTGDPVSALDALGPWWSSGLVAVWVAIALISVRDSGGPRAATARGMLASLALLGTVGLSGVAATRLLAEAGTFARVSVGLGAWACIAVSYPLLLASRRELGTAPRVTRLALSAVGPVGLLVMVGSGLLGDLAILREYVNQSDRFWTEVGSHIALTAIATGIALAIGFGLGVLAFRRPRLRGPVFTVANVFQTIPGLAMVGLLFAPLSWLGTNVPLLGRLGVGGLGWAPVITALTLYALLAVVRNTYAGLASVPDSVVEAGLGMGMTEGQVMRRVRLPLALPVIFGGIRTSAVQTLGNATLGAFVAAGTLGLFVFGGLSQQAMDLVLLGSITLVALALGLDAALRTAQRLVTPRHTRRTEAVR, via the coding sequence GTGAGCACCAGGATCCGGACGCATAGAGTGGGAGTGACGATGGCCCTGTTCGGGCTGTCATCGCTGCTGCTCCTCCCCTTCGCCACGCTCCGCGCAAGCCGTATCCAGACAGGCGATCCGGTCTCCGCGCTCGACGCCCTCGGACCCTGGTGGTCGTCGGGGTTGGTGGCCGTGTGGGTCGCGATCGCCCTGATCTCGGTGCGCGACTCCGGCGGGCCGCGTGCCGCCACCGCGCGGGGCATGCTCGCCAGCCTGGCGCTCCTGGGAACGGTGGGACTCTCCGGCGTCGCCGCGACCAGGTTGCTGGCCGAGGCGGGTACGTTCGCACGCGTCTCGGTCGGGCTTGGCGCCTGGGCATGCATCGCGGTGTCGTATCCGCTCCTGCTCGCCTCGCGCAGAGAGCTCGGCACTGCCCCGCGAGTCACCCGGCTCGCCCTCTCCGCCGTAGGCCCCGTGGGCCTGCTCGTCATGGTCGGGAGCGGCCTTCTAGGGGATCTCGCGATCCTCCGTGAGTACGTGAACCAGTCGGACCGGTTCTGGACGGAGGTCGGTAGCCATATCGCGTTAACCGCGATCGCTACGGGCATCGCGCTCGCGATCGGTTTCGGCCTCGGCGTCCTCGCATTCAGACGGCCGCGCCTGAGGGGTCCGGTGTTCACAGTGGCGAACGTCTTCCAAACGATCCCGGGGCTCGCGATGGTCGGGCTGTTGTTCGCGCCGCTCTCCTGGCTTGGGACGAACGTGCCGCTCCTGGGCCGTCTCGGCGTAGGCGGGCTCGGCTGGGCGCCCGTGATCACCGCGCTCACCCTCTATGCATTGCTCGCCGTGGTGCGCAACACCTACGCGGGACTCGCCTCGGTCCCCGATAGCGTGGTGGAGGCTGGTCTCGGCATGGGCATGACCGAGGGGCAGGTGATGCGCAGGGTCCGGCTCCCGCTGGCGCTTCCGGTGATCTTCGGCGGGATCCGGACCTCGGCCGTCCAGACGCTCGGCAACGCGACCCTCGGTGCGTTCGTGGCGGCCGGCACCCTTGGCCTCTTCGTGTTCGGCGGCCTCTCGCAGCAGGCGATGGACCTCGTCCTCCTTGGCTCCATCACGCTCGTGGCGCTGGCGCTTGGCCTCGACGCCGCACTGCGCACAGCACAGAGACTCGTCACACCCCGGCACACGCGGCGAACGGAGGCGGTGCGGTGA
- a CDS encoding valine--tRNA ligase — MKQLSPAYDPDAVESPVFDRWVSGRLFEQAAEGESPFTVVIPPPNVTGSLHMGHALNNTIQDVVIRRSRMTGQPTRWVLGTDHAGIATQNKVEQKLAAQGLSRHDVGRERFVEMCWEWREEHGSVIIEQLKRMGCSCDYSDEHFTMDEGYQRAVRKVFVEWYEKGLIYRGKRIINWCPRCSTALSDIEVEHEELDSHLWHLRYPLKEPVAGRDHVVVATTRPETMLGDTCVAVHPDDERYRELVGATIVLPLLGREIPIVADEYVDPSFGTGAVKVTPAHDPNDFEIGERHGLPKINVLNADATITAEGGPYEGLDRHEARRRVVADLEAGGLLVAVDDHVHAVGHCYRCHTVVEPWLSDQWFVDMKPLATPAIEAVKEDRVVFHPRRWENVYFHWMENIRDWCISRQLWWGHRIPVFYCDACGWQGASMEDLGSCPKCGATARQDEDVLDTWFSSQLWPFATLGWPDETPELDFFYPTTVLSTARDILFLWVARMIMSGLYFVGDVPYRDVIIHPTVFNAEGKRMSKSLGTGVDPLDLMAHYGADGMRFGLMLQVTGNQDIKFSEEKLVSSRNFANKIWNASRFVLMNIDEAFVAGPPQVETVADAWILSRLADLSARVDEGLLAYEFGETARALYDFFWNEFCDWYIELAKVRLAAGGRTRETVLRNLVYVLDNALRLLHPMMPFVTEEIWSRLPIDGAGADRALMVAEWPDAAALSGFRDEGAERSIGLLQEVVTAVRGVRARYSVSPKAPLEVSVKAPEAEGEVLVSMTDDIRALAGIGGFEVGEDVVRPPHASSAVAAGSEVYVSLEGLVDFGAERERIASQLERTQADLDRLTKKLGNEGFLAKASPDIIEKDRARAGELAATVSKLSAQLADLSE, encoded by the coding sequence ATGAAGCAGCTCTCTCCAGCGTACGATCCCGACGCCGTCGAGTCGCCCGTGTTCGACCGATGGGTCTCCGGTCGCCTCTTCGAGCAAGCGGCGGAAGGGGAGAGTCCGTTCACCGTGGTGATACCTCCTCCCAACGTCACCGGTTCGCTCCACATGGGCCATGCGCTGAACAACACCATCCAGGACGTTGTGATCCGCAGGTCGCGCATGACAGGTCAGCCCACCAGGTGGGTGCTGGGAACCGACCACGCAGGCATCGCCACCCAGAACAAGGTGGAGCAGAAGCTCGCGGCTCAGGGGCTGTCGCGCCACGACGTGGGCCGGGAGCGGTTCGTCGAGATGTGCTGGGAGTGGCGAGAAGAGCACGGCAGCGTGATCATCGAGCAGCTCAAGCGCATGGGGTGCAGCTGCGACTACTCCGACGAGCACTTCACGATGGACGAGGGATACCAGCGCGCCGTGCGCAAGGTCTTCGTGGAGTGGTACGAAAAGGGGCTCATCTACCGCGGCAAGCGGATCATCAACTGGTGTCCGCGGTGTTCGACCGCCTTGTCCGATATCGAGGTCGAGCACGAGGAGCTGGACAGCCACCTCTGGCATCTGCGCTACCCCCTCAAGGAGCCGGTTGCCGGTCGCGACCATGTCGTGGTAGCCACCACGAGGCCCGAGACGATGCTGGGAGACACGTGCGTGGCGGTGCACCCCGATGACGAGCGGTATCGTGAGCTTGTCGGAGCGACCATCGTGCTGCCGCTGCTGGGTCGCGAGATCCCCATCGTGGCCGACGAGTACGTGGACCCCTCGTTCGGCACGGGGGCCGTCAAGGTGACGCCCGCTCACGATCCCAATGACTTCGAGATCGGGGAGCGGCACGGTCTGCCCAAGATCAACGTGCTCAATGCGGACGCGACCATCACCGCCGAGGGCGGTCCGTATGAAGGTCTCGACCGGCATGAGGCGCGGCGACGCGTCGTCGCCGACCTCGAGGCCGGGGGGCTGCTCGTGGCGGTGGACGACCACGTGCACGCGGTGGGGCACTGCTATCGGTGTCACACGGTCGTGGAGCCCTGGCTCTCCGACCAGTGGTTCGTCGACATGAAGCCACTCGCCACACCGGCCATCGAGGCGGTGAAAGAGGACCGCGTGGTCTTCCATCCCCGGCGCTGGGAGAACGTCTACTTCCACTGGATGGAGAACATCCGCGACTGGTGCATCTCGCGGCAGCTCTGGTGGGGGCATCGCATCCCCGTCTTCTACTGCGACGCGTGCGGTTGGCAGGGCGCAAGCATGGAAGACCTCGGATCGTGCCCGAAGTGCGGTGCCACTGCGCGTCAGGACGAGGATGTGCTCGACACCTGGTTCTCGTCGCAACTCTGGCCGTTCGCAACGCTCGGCTGGCCGGACGAGACGCCCGAGCTCGACTTCTTCTATCCCACCACGGTGCTCTCCACCGCGCGGGACATCCTTTTCCTGTGGGTGGCCCGGATGATCATGAGCGGCCTGTACTTCGTGGGCGACGTCCCGTATCGCGATGTCATCATCCACCCCACCGTCTTCAACGCCGAGGGCAAGCGGATGAGCAAGTCGCTCGGCACGGGCGTGGACCCGCTCGATCTCATGGCCCACTACGGCGCCGACGGCATGCGGTTCGGCCTCATGCTGCAGGTCACCGGCAATCAGGACATCAAGTTCTCCGAGGAGAAGCTGGTCTCGTCACGCAATTTCGCGAACAAGATCTGGAACGCCAGCAGGTTCGTCCTCATGAACATCGACGAGGCCTTCGTCGCCGGTCCGCCTCAGGTGGAGACGGTGGCGGACGCATGGATCCTCTCCCGTCTCGCCGACCTCTCGGCGCGCGTAGACGAGGGGCTGCTGGCGTACGAGTTCGGAGAGACCGCGCGCGCCCTGTACGACTTCTTCTGGAACGAGTTCTGCGACTGGTACATCGAGCTCGCGAAGGTCCGCCTCGCCGCCGGAGGCCGGACACGGGAGACGGTGCTGCGCAACCTCGTGTACGTGCTCGACAACGCGCTGCGTCTCCTCCACCCGATGATGCCGTTCGTCACCGAGGAGATCTGGAGTCGGCTTCCGATCGACGGGGCCGGCGCCGATCGGGCGTTGATGGTCGCCGAGTGGCCCGATGCGGCGGCGCTTTCCGGCTTCCGCGACGAAGGGGCGGAGCGCTCGATCGGGCTGCTCCAGGAAGTCGTGACGGCGGTGCGCGGGGTGCGCGCACGGTACTCGGTCTCCCCGAAGGCCCCGCTCGAGGTGTCGGTGAAGGCGCCCGAGGCGGAAGGCGAGGTCCTCGTCTCGATGACCGACGACATCCGCGCCCTCGCTGGCATCGGCGGGTTCGAGGTGGGGGAGGACGTCGTGCGCCCGCCGCACGCCTCATCAGCCGTCGCGGCCGGCAGCGAGGTGTACGTGTCGCTCGAAGGACTCGTGGACTTCGGCGCAGAGCGCGAGCGGATCGCTTCGCAGTTGGAGCGCACACAGGCCGATCTCGATCGACTCACGAAGAAGCTTGGCAATGAAGGCTTCCTCGCGAAGGCCTCACCTGACATAATAGAGAAGGATCGGGCCCGCGCCGGGGAGTTGGCGGCCACCGTGTCCAAGCTCAGCGCGCAGTTGGCGGACCTATCGGAGTAG
- a CDS encoding ABC transporter ATP-binding protein: MIEIRNVRKVYEGSERPAVRDLSFDVPTGQVVALIGPSGCGKSTTMRMVNRLVEPDSGTISIDGEDVRSLRPETLRRHIGYAIQGVGLFPHWTVAQNVGVVPGLLQWDRMRIAERTHELLDLVGLDPAIYADKHPDELSGGEAQRVGVARALAADPPILLMDEPFGAVDPLTRDRLHAEFRRIQDALRKTVLFVTHDMDEAVRLGDRIVVMRDGSLVQQDTPERVLAYPVDGFVASFVGAERALKRLSLAPVTEALYAPDTGSPEEPAVASTASLREALAVILEAGVPSIPVHDEDGAIVGAVSVESIVERFRRPLT; encoded by the coding sequence GTGATAGAGATACGCAACGTGCGCAAGGTGTACGAGGGTAGCGAGCGTCCCGCCGTGCGCGATCTCTCCTTCGATGTACCGACGGGCCAGGTGGTGGCGCTGATCGGGCCGAGCGGTTGCGGGAAGTCGACGACGATGCGCATGGTCAACCGGCTCGTCGAACCTGACAGCGGCACGATCTCCATCGACGGCGAGGACGTGCGGTCCCTGCGGCCGGAGACGCTCCGAAGGCACATCGGCTACGCGATCCAGGGTGTGGGGCTGTTCCCTCACTGGACGGTCGCACAGAACGTCGGCGTGGTCCCCGGCCTCCTGCAGTGGGACCGCATGCGCATCGCAGAACGCACGCACGAGCTGCTCGACCTCGTGGGCCTCGACCCCGCCATATACGCCGACAAACACCCCGATGAACTCTCCGGCGGCGAGGCGCAACGCGTAGGCGTGGCCCGTGCCCTGGCCGCCGACCCGCCCATACTGCTGATGGACGAGCCCTTCGGGGCGGTGGACCCGCTGACGAGAGACCGCCTCCATGCCGAGTTCCGCAGGATCCAGGACGCGCTGAGGAAGACCGTGCTGTTCGTGACACACGACATGGATGAAGCCGTGCGGCTGGGCGACCGGATCGTGGTGATGCGTGATGGCAGTCTCGTACAGCAGGACACTCCGGAGCGGGTGCTCGCCTACCCGGTGGATGGCTTCGTCGCCTCGTTCGTGGGAGCCGAGCGCGCGCTCAAGCGGCTCTCGCTCGCACCCGTGACCGAGGCGCTCTACGCCCCTGACACTGGCAGTCCCGAGGAGCCGGCGGTGGCCTCCACCGCATCGCTTCGCGAGGCGCTCGCCGTCATCCTCGAGGCCGGTGTCCCGTCGATCCCGGTGCATGACGAAGATGGCGCGATCGTGGGGGCCGTGAGCGTGGAGAGCATCGTCGAGCGATTCAGACGGCCGCTCACATGA
- a CDS encoding zinc ribbon domain-containing protein, which translates to MEEVLGELLAPIKPALDLATNLCMLFFVVFSVALVFWTWRDAERRGAMPWFWALVVLLFNVFGWAIYMVVRPPESALDARERELEIRAKEVELLKEGQTCPACYQPVEPDYLICPSCMKKLRKECVECGRALKLDWQVCPYCKTKQ; encoded by the coding sequence ATGGAAGAGGTGCTCGGAGAACTACTCGCTCCGATCAAGCCTGCATTGGATCTTGCGACCAACCTGTGCATGTTGTTCTTCGTGGTCTTTTCGGTGGCCCTGGTCTTCTGGACGTGGCGCGATGCCGAGCGTCGTGGCGCGATGCCCTGGTTCTGGGCGCTCGTGGTGCTGCTCTTCAACGTGTTCGGCTGGGCGATCTACATGGTGGTCCGTCCGCCGGAGAGCGCCCTGGATGCACGTGAGCGCGAGCTTGAGATCCGGGCCAAGGAGGTCGAGCTCCTCAAGGAAGGCCAGACGTGCCCGGCGTGCTATCAGCCCGTCGAGCCCGACTACCTCATCTGCCCCTCGTGCATGAAGAAGCTGCGCAAGGAGTGTGTGGAGTGCGGCAGGGCCCTCAAGCTCGACTGGCAGGTCTGCCCGTACTGCAAGACCAAGCAGTGA
- a CDS encoding bifunctional folylpolyglutamate synthase/dihydrofolate synthase — MPSEDAVYEAAIARLERALTFGINPSLDGIRALMDALGMAEMACSCVQVTGTNGKTSVTRMTGALLTAHGYRTGVYTSPHLVSYTERITVDGRQIGKRKFAQYLADVFDAADTMDREFTEFELLTATALHAFRTKKVEFACLEVGMGGRWDATSVVDPAVAVITGVSLDHTERLGATREEIAADKAHIIKRRSFPVLGPGCQGVDHIFHERALSLGVPKVMTVGLGDDPDVTWRIVRRPRTPRGTLTVDVHGLRDYRVALHAPAYQAPNAAVAMAATGAAMFNVLDPDRANAALRSVTFPGRFEVLRTRPPLVIDGAHNPEAAAVLAAAIRDSFRDSPPAVVLGILADKDAEGIVRALADTAVFFVTTENGSPRCLPAGELAALVERVTGREVVAEPSLGKALAMAEARSGAAGVMVTGSLYTAGAVKAFVDGSL, encoded by the coding sequence GTGCCATCAGAGGATGCCGTATACGAAGCGGCGATCGCGCGTTTGGAGCGTGCGCTGACGTTCGGCATCAACCCGTCGCTCGACGGCATCAGGGCGCTCATGGATGCGCTCGGCATGGCCGAGATGGCGTGTTCCTGTGTGCAGGTCACCGGCACCAACGGCAAGACGTCGGTCACCAGGATGACCGGCGCGCTGCTCACGGCGCATGGATATCGCACCGGTGTCTACACGAGCCCGCATCTGGTCTCCTATACGGAGCGGATCACGGTTGACGGCAGGCAGATCGGCAAGCGGAAGTTCGCGCAGTACCTTGCCGACGTGTTCGACGCCGCTGACACCATGGATCGAGAATTCACCGAGTTCGAACTCCTCACCGCCACGGCGCTCCACGCGTTCCGCACCAAGAAGGTCGAGTTCGCGTGTCTCGAGGTGGGGATGGGTGGCCGGTGGGATGCGACGAGCGTGGTCGATCCGGCGGTGGCGGTGATCACAGGCGTGTCGCTCGACCACACCGAGCGCCTCGGCGCCACTCGGGAGGAGATCGCCGCCGACAAGGCTCACATCATCAAGAGGCGCTCCTTTCCGGTCCTGGGGCCTGGCTGCCAGGGAGTGGACCACATCTTCCACGAGCGAGCGCTCTCGCTTGGGGTTCCCAAGGTGATGACGGTGGGGTTGGGCGACGATCCGGATGTCACGTGGCGGATCGTGCGCCGTCCCCGGACGCCGAGGGGCACGCTCACGGTGGACGTCCACGGTCTCCGTGACTATCGGGTGGCCCTCCATGCGCCTGCGTACCAGGCGCCGAACGCGGCGGTGGCGATGGCGGCAACGGGGGCCGCGATGTTCAACGTCCTCGATCCCGATCGGGCGAACGCAGCGCTCCGCTCGGTCACCTTCCCCGGCCGTTTCGAGGTGCTGCGCACGAGGCCGCCGCTCGTGATCGACGGTGCGCACAATCCAGAGGCTGCCGCGGTGTTGGCGGCTGCGATACGCGATTCGTTCCGGGACTCGCCGCCGGCCGTTGTGCTCGGCATCCTCGCCGACAAGGACGCAGAGGGGATCGTGCGCGCGCTCGCGGACACGGCCGTGTTCTTCGTCACCACCGAGAACGGTTCGCCGCGGTGTCTTCCGGCAGGTGAGCTGGCCGCGCTCGTCGAGCGGGTCACGGGGCGTGAAGTGGTCGCCGAGCCGTCGCTGGGGAAGGCTCTGGCCATGGCCGAGGCCAGGTCAGGCGCCGCTGGCGTGATGGTGACCGGCAGCCTCTATACCGCGGGCGCCGTGAAGGCCTTCGTGGACGGCTCGCTGTAG
- a CDS encoding glycine betaine ABC transporter substrate-binding protein, whose protein sequence is MHARTTRMVLACMATVLLLMMAACASEGSDATGTDEASRGTVTIGSKIDTEGELISSIVKLVLEDAGFDVVDKSQTGTTEVVRKSIIAGEIDLYPEYSGNGYWFFLDDLTDEEKAGYKNGQDGYDTTARIDLEQNGIVWLEPIRANNTWALAVRQEFAEAEGLETMSDFAEYVAEGRPVKVAASDEFFTSAGNPEFEEVYGYALTEDQKIRLAGGNTAATEKAVAEGTDGVNFGMAYGTDGALADLGLVILEDDLGAQIVYWPTPIVRESIVDEYPEIADLLEPVMASLGLEDLQQLNARIQVNGEPADAVARDYLVDGGFID, encoded by the coding sequence ATGCACGCACGTACGACCCGTATGGTCCTTGCATGTATGGCCACCGTACTCCTGTTGATGATGGCCGCCTGTGCGTCCGAGGGCTCCGACGCTACCGGCACGGACGAGGCGTCCCGGGGCACCGTGACGATCGGCTCCAAGATCGACACCGAGGGCGAGCTCATCTCGTCCATCGTCAAGCTCGTGCTGGAGGATGCCGGCTTCGATGTCGTCGACAAGAGCCAGACGGGTACCACCGAGGTCGTCCGCAAGTCCATCATCGCTGGGGAGATCGACCTGTATCCCGAGTACTCGGGCAATGGCTACTGGTTCTTCCTCGACGACCTGACCGACGAAGAGAAGGCGGGCTACAAGAACGGCCAGGACGGCTATGACACCACCGCTCGCATCGACCTCGAACAGAACGGGATCGTCTGGCTGGAGCCGATACGCGCCAACAACACCTGGGCTCTGGCGGTGCGGCAGGAGTTCGCTGAGGCCGAAGGCCTGGAGACGATGTCCGACTTCGCCGAATATGTCGCCGAGGGCAGACCCGTGAAGGTGGCCGCGAGCGACGAGTTCTTCACGAGCGCGGGCAACCCCGAGTTCGAGGAGGTGTACGGCTACGCCCTGACGGAGGACCAGAAGATCCGCCTCGCCGGCGGCAACACCGCCGCCACTGAGAAGGCGGTCGCGGAAGGGACGGACGGTGTCAACTTCGGCATGGCGTACGGAACGGATGGAGCGCTCGCGGACCTCGGGCTCGTGATCCTTGAAGACGACCTCGGTGCACAGATCGTGTACTGGCCCACGCCGATCGTCCGGGAGTCGATCGTCGACGAGTACCCGGAGATCGCCGACCTGCTCGAGCCGGTGATGGCGTCACTCGGCCTGGAAGACCTCCAGCAGCTCAACGCCCGCATCCAGGTCAACGGCGAGCCGGCCGATGCAGTCGCCCGTGACTACCTCGTGGACGGTGGTTTCATCGACTGA
- the thrS gene encoding threonine--tRNA ligase yields the protein MSEISITLPDGSVKSVPVDATVADVAASIGPRLAAAAIAGRVDGRLVDTAAVVSDGAAVAIVTERDPEALELLRHSAAHVMAEAVMQLFPGARFGIGPAIEDGFYYDIEVDRTLTPEDLGAIEERMHGIIAEEQPFSRRAIDRTEALRVFEGQPYKLELIGELPEGEVISAYTSGVFTDLCRGPHVPHTGWIKAFKLMKVAGAYWRGDSDRPMLQRIYGTAWFGQKDLDAYLTRLEEAEKRDHRKLGREMDLFHFDELAGSGLVLYHPKGARVFHELVEWLSADLYERGYVEIRTPHIYKADVWKTSGHWDYYQDNMFPFQIDEGEGREPTDYAVKPMNCPGALLVYRDSVRSYRDLPMRLFEFGTVYRNERSGVVHGLMRARGFTQDDAHIFCTGEQIIPEVKAMLDIVKYIMDTFDFEYSAEVSTRPEKSVGRDEDWDLATRALMTALDEWGLPYQINEGDGAFYGPKIDIKVKDAIGRIWQLSTIQVDFNNPERFGITYRTAENTEEQPFMLHRAIFGSMERFLGILIEHTAGAFPTWLAPVQAVVIPIADRHLEHCEGVRARLAKAGVRAEVYAENEPMRVKIAKAQQQKVPYMLVVGDKEIEADTVGVRERTAGDIGAMGVDEFAARVAAERP from the coding sequence ATGTCTGAGATCTCCATCACGCTGCCGGATGGCAGCGTCAAGTCCGTACCCGTAGACGCTACCGTCGCTGATGTGGCGGCATCGATCGGCCCGCGTCTGGCAGCGGCCGCGATCGCGGGCCGCGTGGACGGACGGCTCGTGGACACGGCCGCCGTGGTGTCCGACGGTGCGGCTGTCGCCATCGTGACCGAGCGCGATCCCGAGGCGCTCGAACTGCTGCGCCACTCGGCGGCGCACGTCATGGCCGAGGCCGTGATGCAGCTCTTCCCGGGCGCACGCTTCGGCATCGGGCCGGCGATCGAAGACGGCTTCTACTACGACATCGAGGTCGATCGCACGCTCACGCCTGAGGACCTGGGCGCCATCGAAGAGCGCATGCACGGGATCATCGCCGAGGAGCAACCGTTCTCGCGCCGGGCGATCGACCGCACCGAGGCCCTGCGCGTGTTCGAGGGCCAGCCCTACAAGCTCGAACTGATCGGGGAGTTGCCGGAGGGCGAGGTCATCTCGGCGTACACCTCGGGCGTCTTCACCGACCTGTGTCGGGGTCCCCATGTGCCGCACACCGGCTGGATCAAGGCGTTCAAGCTCATGAAGGTGGCGGGCGCGTACTGGCGCGGCGACTCGGACCGCCCGATGCTGCAGCGCATCTACGGCACCGCGTGGTTCGGCCAGAAGGATCTGGATGCATACCTTACCCGCCTCGAGGAGGCAGAGAAGCGCGACCACCGCAAACTCGGCCGCGAGATGGACCTGTTCCATTTCGACGAACTCGCCGGCAGCGGTCTGGTCCTCTATCACCCCAAGGGAGCCCGCGTGTTCCACGAGCTCGTGGAGTGGCTCTCGGCCGACCTGTACGAGCGCGGCTATGTGGAGATCCGCACGCCGCACATCTACAAGGCCGACGTGTGGAAGACGAGCGGCCACTGGGATTACTACCAGGACAACATGTTCCCGTTCCAGATCGACGAGGGCGAGGGCCGGGAGCCCACCGACTACGCGGTGAAGCCGATGAACTGCCCCGGTGCGCTCCTCGTGTACCGCGACAGCGTGCGCTCCTACCGTGACCTGCCGATGCGGCTCTTCGAGTTCGGCACCGTGTACCGCAACGAGCGAAGCGGCGTGGTGCACGGGCTCATGCGCGCGCGCGGGTTCACCCAGGACGACGCGCACATATTCTGCACCGGCGAGCAGATCATCCCCGAGGTCAAGGCGATGCTCGACATAGTCAAGTACATCATGGACACGTTCGACTTCGAGTACTCGGCCGAGGTCTCCACGCGTCCCGAGAAGTCCGTGGGCCGCGACGAGGACTGGGATCTCGCCACTCGCGCGCTCATGACCGCGCTCGACGAGTGGGGGTTGCCGTACCAGATCAACGAGGGCGACGGCGCGTTCTACGGCCCGAAGATCGACATCAAGGTCAAGGACGCCATCGGCCGCATCTGGCAGCTGTCCACCATACAGGTGGACTTCAACAATCCGGAGCGCTTCGGCATCACCTACCGCACAGCCGAGAACACCGAGGAGCAGCCGTTCATGCTGCACCGGGCCATCTTCGGCTCGATGGAGCGGTTCCTCGGCATCCTGATCGAGCACACCGCTGGCGCGTTCCCCACGTGGCTCGCGCCGGTACAGGCCGTGGTCATCCCCATCGCGGATCGCCATCTCGAGCACTGCGAGGGCGTGCGCGCGCGTCTCGCGAAGGCCGGCGTGCGCGCCGAGGTGTACGCCGAGAACGAGCCGATGCGCGTGAAGATCGCCAAGGCGCAGCAGCAGAAGGTGCCGTACATGCTCGTGGTGGGCGACAAGGAGATCGAAGCCGACACCGTGGGTGTGCGCGAGCGTACGGCGGGTGACATCGGTGCGATGGGTGTGGACGAGTTCGCTGCGCGGGTGGCGGCGGAGCGGCCGTAG
- a CDS encoding ABC transporter permease, producing the protein MSRARHLAVPAAAAAAYLAVAAATPAWRWVLGAVFPEESRLLYPDATPLALVWQHLELVLISSVLSVVVGLALGIFVTRPAGTDFYGVVADLTNLGQTFPPVAVFTLAVPLLGFGLRPTILALALYGVLPVLRNTISGLEGIPADVLESASGLGMRPWQRLARVELPIAVPVIMAGIRVSVIVNVATATIGAIAGAGGFGAPIINGLVNLAPAITLEGAVLAAGLALTLDALLGGVERTIAHRERAAATAR; encoded by the coding sequence ATGAGCCGGGCCCGCCATCTCGCCGTACCGGCCGCTGCAGCGGCGGCCTACCTTGCGGTGGCTGCCGCAACGCCGGCGTGGAGGTGGGTGCTGGGCGCCGTCTTCCCTGAGGAATCGCGCCTCCTGTACCCTGACGCGACGCCCCTCGCCCTTGTATGGCAGCACCTGGAGCTCGTGCTGATCTCGAGTGTGCTGTCGGTGGTGGTGGGCCTGGCTCTCGGCATCTTCGTGACCCGGCCGGCCGGCACCGACTTCTATGGTGTGGTCGCCGATCTCACGAACCTCGGCCAGACGTTCCCGCCGGTGGCCGTGTTCACGCTCGCCGTGCCGTTGCTGGGATTCGGCCTTCGGCCCACGATACTGGCACTCGCCCTGTACGGCGTCCTCCCGGTGCTCCGGAACACCATCTCCGGCCTTGAGGGGATCCCGGCCGACGTGCTCGAGAGCGCATCGGGGCTGGGGATGCGGCCGTGGCAGCGGCTGGCCCGCGTGGAACTGCCGATCGCCGTGCCGGTCATCATGGCCGGCATACGAGTGTCGGTGATCGTGAACGTCGCCACGGCGACCATCGGTGCGATCGCGGGAGCCGGTGGGTTCGGTGCGCCGATCATCAACGGATTGGTCAACCTGGCGCCAGCGATCACCCTCGAGGGAGCGGTCCTCGCCGCAGGCCTGGCGCTCACGCTGGACGCTCTCCTTGGCGGAGTCGAACGCACTATCGCGCACAGAGAGCGAGCCGCCGCGACAGCCCGGTGA